The following are encoded together in the Triticum dicoccoides isolate Atlit2015 ecotype Zavitan chromosome 6B, WEW_v2.0, whole genome shotgun sequence genome:
- the LOC119325674 gene encoding pathogenesis-related protein PR-1-like, producing MLPPRRRVPVGAAALLVLAAVILLAADGAHAARGYKKIGGGISQQAWRFLASHNAARRAVGVRALAWDGGLERCARDYARARARAGCALVHSHGRYGENLFRGSGVGGGGGWTPEAVVAAWVVKERAMYDARYNACRGPRSACGHYTQIVWRGSKKVGCATATCAGGRGTFAVCMYDPPGNYAGVRPY from the coding sequence ATGCTGCCTCCCCGCCGCCGCGTCCCCGTCGGGGCCGCCGCCCTCCTCGTCCTCGCGGCCGTCATCCTCCTCGCGGCCGACGGAGCCCACGCCGCGCGGGGCTACAAAAAGATCGGCGGCGGCATCAGCCAGCAGGCGTGGCGGTTCCTGGCCTCCCACAACGCGGCGCGCCGCGCGGTGGGCGTGCGCGCGCTGGCGTGGGACGGCGGGCTGGAGCGGTGCGCGCGAGACTACGCgagggcgcgcgcgcgcgccgggtgcGCGCTCGTGCACTCGCACGGGCGGTACGGGGAGAACCTGTTCCGCggcagcggcgtcggcggcggcggcgggtggacgcccgaggcggtggtggcggcgtggGTAGTGAAGGAGCGGGCCATGTACGACGCCCGGTACAACGCCTGCCGGGGGCCCCGGAGCGCGTGCGGGCACTACACGCAGATCGTGTGGCGAGGCAGCAAGAAGGTCGGCTGCGCCACGGCGACGTGTGCCGGCGGCCGCGGCACCTTCGCGGTCTGCATGTACGACCCGCCCGGCAACTACGCCGGCGTGAGGCCATACTAG